The following proteins are encoded in a genomic region of Chloracidobacterium sp.:
- a CDS encoding DUF4935 domain-containing protein, with product MAIKKLLFVDTNIWLDFYRARTEAGLALLRHLESNSDKIIVSYQVEAEFKKNRQMAILEGMRELKSPQQIVWPGMFSDAQATRMLQKNVKEVEKRVKDMKKKLGRVLSDPAQNDVVYQACQRIFHRESALVLTRDDPRRKRIRNRALRRFLHGCPPRKKNDTSLGDVINWEWMVECAITANAELTIVSRDSDYGVVYEDTAYINDHLRHEFSDRVSKKRKLILYAKLSEALRHFKVPVTNEEAKEEDSLVASDTNKKPIRRESTNSWVKLLNEIIVGAKRGVEDDDG from the coding sequence ATGGCCATCAAGAAACTCCTTTTCGTCGACACCAATATATGGCTGGATTTCTATCGGGCACGCACCGAAGCGGGCCTTGCGCTGTTACGCCACCTCGAGTCGAATTCGGACAAGATCATAGTGAGCTACCAAGTTGAAGCCGAGTTTAAGAAGAATCGGCAGATGGCTATTCTCGAGGGTATGCGGGAACTAAAGTCACCCCAACAAATTGTATGGCCTGGGATGTTCTCCGACGCGCAAGCGACTCGAATGCTACAAAAGAATGTGAAGGAAGTGGAAAAACGTGTGAAGGACATGAAGAAGAAGCTTGGGCGAGTCCTATCTGATCCTGCTCAAAACGATGTGGTGTACCAAGCATGCCAGAGGATATTCCACCGGGAAAGCGCCCTTGTTTTGACTCGGGACGACCCGCGTCGGAAACGTATCCGAAATCGCGCTCTGCGACGCTTTCTCCACGGCTGTCCGCCTAGGAAGAAGAACGACACGTCATTGGGCGATGTGATAAACTGGGAGTGGATGGTCGAGTGTGCAATCACGGCAAATGCGGAGCTTACTATCGTTTCTCGAGACTCAGATTACGGTGTTGTGTACGAGGATACGGCTTACATCAATGACCATTTGCGCCATGAGTTTAGTGACCGTGTCAGTAAGAAGAGGAAGCTCATTCTCTATGCAAAGCTCTCTGAAGCGTTGCGGCACTTCAAGGTGCCCGTTACCAACGAGGAAGCGAAGGAGGAAGACTCTTTGGTCGCAAGCGATACGAACAAGAAACCGATTAGGCGCGAGTCCACTAACTCTTGGGTAAAGCTTCTGAACGAGATCATCGTTGGCGCCAAACGGGGCGTCGAAGACGATGACGGCTAA
- a CDS encoding winged helix-turn-helix domain-containing protein → MSLKRKELYEFSRFRLDVPERLLLRDGKRVRLPDKAFQTLCVLVRRAGELVTKDELIGEVWADSIVEENNLDQKISVLRQTLGEQRAAKGKEKFIETVRGHGYRFLPEVRPVIGDRNGGNHDETVEPASAEESAVTRGADGADELSGEQENVVPRRPLKQRLWLAAFALVLAGVGAFAVWYFAFGRVRPAADIDSVAVMPFENSTRSADMEYLGDGIAESLINDLSRLSGLKVLSGRSAISDGETKDARSIGTALNVKAVLSGNIKTVGDQLIVNVRFDNAEDNHRIWGEQYTAKLADIFNVQNDITRRVSSSLHRRIAGQGDQTTAKQDTHNTDAYQLYLQGLYHWNKRTVADIHRSMELFQQAIDKDPAYAKAYAGLASAYNVLPVYDKHLKREDIKELIAKRNAATLKAQALDDGLPEVHALLAANYEDNLDLPAAEAEYRRAIELNPNIATVHSSYSLFLSWFGRHDEAMAEIEKARSLEPFSPSIAFNVGVRFADSRRFDEAIAQYKRVLETEPEHPLTHLFLAQAYDDTARFQEAIAEYKLANVLLEKESAESAAKRAAELTAALKHGGSPEYWKKRLEFSRRDLNDGNGTSYDVAVAYARLNRDTAALEFLDRSFAEREFDLLWCRNEPAFDALRQDRRFTDLLHRIGLPEQ, encoded by the coding sequence ATGTCATTGAAACGCAAAGAGTTATATGAATTCTCGCGTTTCCGTTTGGATGTTCCCGAACGGCTTCTATTGCGTGACGGTAAACGTGTGCGGTTGCCGGACAAGGCCTTTCAGACGCTTTGTGTGCTCGTGCGGCGTGCCGGCGAACTTGTTACTAAGGATGAATTGATCGGCGAGGTTTGGGCTGATTCCATCGTCGAGGAGAATAATCTCGATCAGAAGATCTCAGTACTGCGGCAAACGCTTGGCGAACAGCGGGCCGCAAAAGGCAAAGAAAAGTTCATCGAAACCGTACGCGGACACGGCTACCGATTCCTGCCCGAGGTGCGGCCGGTCATCGGTGACCGGAACGGCGGGAATCACGACGAGACGGTTGAGCCGGCCTCCGCGGAAGAAAGCGCTGTAACGAGAGGAGCTGACGGGGCGGACGAACTTTCCGGCGAACAAGAGAATGTTGTCCCGCGAAGGCCGCTCAAACAGCGGCTTTGGCTGGCAGCATTTGCGTTGGTCTTGGCCGGCGTCGGAGCTTTTGCCGTATGGTACTTTGCGTTCGGTCGAGTGCGGCCCGCGGCCGATATCGACTCGGTCGCCGTGATGCCTTTTGAAAATTCAACACGGTCCGCGGATATGGAATATCTCGGCGACGGAATTGCGGAGAGCCTGATAAACGATCTGTCGCGTCTGTCAGGGCTGAAAGTGCTGTCGGGGCGTTCCGCTATTTCGGACGGCGAGACAAAAGACGCTCGATCGATCGGCACCGCATTGAACGTGAAGGCCGTGCTTAGCGGTAACATTAAGACGGTTGGTGACCAACTCATAGTCAACGTCCGATTTGATAATGCTGAGGACAATCATCGGATATGGGGCGAACAGTACACAGCAAAACTGGCTGATATCTTTAATGTGCAGAACGATATTACGCGCAGGGTTTCAAGCAGCCTGCATCGTAGGATCGCGGGCCAGGGCGATCAAACCACCGCAAAGCAGGACACGCACAATACCGACGCTTACCAGCTTTACCTGCAAGGCCTCTATCACTGGAACAAGCGGACAGTTGCGGACATACACCGAAGCATGGAGCTATTCCAACAGGCGATAGATAAAGATCCGGCCTATGCCAAGGCGTATGCAGGCCTGGCCTCGGCCTATAACGTTTTGCCCGTTTACGACAAACATTTGAAGCGCGAAGACATAAAAGAGCTTATTGCGAAGCGAAATGCTGCCACGCTGAAAGCACAGGCTTTGGATGACGGACTTCCCGAGGTTCACGCCTTGCTGGCGGCGAATTACGAAGACAACTTGGATCTTCCCGCAGCTGAGGCTGAGTACCGGCGGGCGATCGAGTTGAATCCGAATATTGCGACGGTTCATAGTTCGTATTCGCTATTTTTGTCTTGGTTCGGCAGGCATGATGAGGCCATGGCTGAGATCGAAAAAGCCCGCTCGCTTGAGCCGTTCTCGCCAAGCATCGCATTCAATGTCGGTGTGCGGTTCGCCGATTCGCGGCGTTTTGATGAGGCGATAGCACAGTACAAACGCGTACTCGAGACCGAGCCGGAACATCCGCTGACCCACCTTTTCCTCGCTCAGGCATACGATGATACGGCGCGGTTTCAAGAAGCGATAGCTGAATATAAGCTCGCAAACGTCCTGCTCGAAAAAGAGTCAGCCGAAAGTGCCGCAAAACGAGCTGCCGAATTGACCGCGGCGCTAAAGCACGGCGGGTCGCCGGAATACTGGAAGAAGCGGCTTGAATTCAGCCGTCGCGACCTCAACGACGGCAATGGTACTTCCTACGACGTCGCCGTCGCGTATGCTCGCTTGAACCGGGACACAGCGGCGCTCGAATTCCTTGACCGATCCTTTGCCGAACGTGAATTTGACCTGTTGTGGTGCAGGAACGAACCGGCTTTTGACGCGCTCCGGCAGGATCGGCGCTTTACTGACCTGCTGCATCGCATCGGTTTGCCTGAACAATAG